A single genomic interval of Arachis duranensis cultivar V14167 chromosome 7, aradu.V14167.gnm2.J7QH, whole genome shotgun sequence harbors:
- the LOC107459400 gene encoding VIN3-like protein 2, with amino-acid sequence MKQPPHSGFWTNMTEHNNTYNFTGFLLDPAKCSTLNLQEKQKLVHEIARQSKDAPSMLRSLTRRELLEIICAELGKERKYTGYTKNQMIEYLLKIISRNSKLHVTQNTLAHSPSKRKKGPASQDLDHDSPEDSKDEILKVLLCQNVACKATLNPEDSFCKRCSCCICHCYDDNKDPSLWLTCTNEESCGMSCHLRCALSNQLSGILKSSFGVKLEGAFFCVSCGKINELMSTWRKQLLVAKEARRVDILTLRITLAHRILIGTEIYNEIQKIVETALKLLDNEVGPLDNVCASMTRGIVSRLYCGAEVQKLCSNAIECFDLKFSNIFHSHVEKKDTPTCSIRFEECLPTSVVLVLEYDDKLLKNFLGCRLWHRMSTTEYPEQPTFIVLRPEKRFKLENLLPSTEYFCKASLFSSIGILGAAEAKWVTPCESVNPLPNVIRCGGNHSSQSPQRSPVIGMHKFSQGMIKTNAENHPVESANSHIRGSFEEFLTRTPSVVPFSHKTSVAVSPPTPSKPNEMRQLCALMPRNRLKEHDYEHSVRVVKWLEHQGHIDELFRIRFLTWFSLKATQQERRVVSAFVDALIDEPSSLADQLVHTFSDVICSEQKP; translated from the exons ATGAAACAACCTCCACATTCTGGTTTCTGGACAAACATGACCGAACACAACAACACTTATAATTTTACGG GTTTTCTTCTTGATCCTGCAAAGTGCAGCACACTGAATCTGCAAGAGAAACAGAAGCTAGTCCATGAGATTGCTCGCCAGTCAAAAGATGCTCCGAGTATGCTCCGATCCCTAACACGCAGGGAACTTCTGGAAATAATTTGTGCTGAATTAGGCAAAGAGAGGAAGTACACGGGATATACCAAAAATCAAATGATTGAGTATCTTCTTAAGATTATTTCAAGGAATTCCAAGTTGCATGTAACCCAAAATACTCTTGCCCATTCTCCGTCGAAAAGGAAAAAAGGACCTGCATCTCAAGATTTGGATCATGATTCTCCTGAGGATAGTAAAGACGAAATACTGAAAGTCTTATTGTGTCAAAATGTTGCTTGTAAAGCTACTTTGAATCCAGAAGATTCTTTTTGCAAGAGATGTTCTTGCTGCATTTGTCATTGCTATGACGATAACAAGGACCCCAGTTTGTGGTTGACTTGCACCAATGAGGAATCATGTGGAATGTCATGCCATTTACGATGTGCTTTGAGTAATCAGTTGTCTGGAATTTTGAAGAGCAGTTTTGGTGTAAAGTTAGAAGGAGCCTTCTTTTGTGTTTCTTGCggaaaaattaatgaattaatgag CACATGGCGTAAACAGTTATTGGTTGCCAAAGAAGCTAGAAGAGTAGATATACTCACTTTGCGAATAACGTTGGCTCACAGAATTCTTATTGGAACAGAAATATACAATGAAATACAAAAGATTGTTGAAACTGCTCTCAAGTTATTGGATAATGAAGTGGGACCTCTGGATAATGTATGTGCAAGCATGACCCGCGGTATTGTGAGCAGGCTCTATTGTGGTGCTGAGGTTCAGAAGTTGTGCTCCAATGCAATTGAATGTTTTGATCTAAAGTTTTCTAATATCTTCCATAGTCATGTGGAGAAGAAAGACACACCAA CATGCTCCATACGTTTTGAAGAGTGTCTTCCTACATCCGTGGTTCTTGTTCTTGAATATGATGATAAACTTCTGAAAAACTTTCTAGGCTGCAGGCTTTGGCACCGAATGTCAACAACAGAGTACCCTGAACAACCCACCTTTATTGTTTTAAGGCCTGAGAAAAGATTCAAATTAGAAAATCTCCTTCCTTCAACTGAGTACTTCTGCAAGGCTTCTCTATTCAGCAGCATTGGGATTTTGGGTGCTGCTGAAGCTAAATGGGTTACACCTTGTGAGTCCGTGAATCCTCTTCCGAACGTTATTAGGTGTGGTGGTAACCATTCATCACAGTCACCTCAGAGATCCCCAGTGATAGGTATGCACAAATTTTCACAGGGAATGATCAAGACAAATGCTGAAAATCATCCAGTAGAATCTGCCAACTCTCACATCAGGGGCAGCTTTGAGGAGTTCCTAACTCGGACTCCCTCAGTCGTACCATTTTCACATAAAACTTCAGTTGCGGTTTCACCTCCAACGCCTTCTAAACCCAATGAAATGAGGCAACTCTGTGCTTTGATGCCGAGGAACCGTTTGAAGGAACATGATTATGAGCATTCCGTCAGGGTAGTCAAATGGTTAGAACACC